A genomic stretch from Heterodontus francisci isolate sHetFra1 chromosome 23, sHetFra1.hap1, whole genome shotgun sequence includes:
- the LOC137383012 gene encoding immunoglobulin lambda-1 light chain-like: MTEWVQVLAALMLCLHSTNADPVLTQPGSISSTPGSTVKITCTMSGGSIGSYYTSWYWQKPSSAPVLVWSEYSGKASGIPDRFTGSVESSSSKLLLTITKVQSEDAADYYCAARSSSAAAYIFGRGTKLNLDNPRVPSVSVLPPSSDQIAAKNTATLVCLVSGFNPGAVEIEWTVDDSVRGNGVETSRIQQETDSTFSVSSYLTLPASEWNSHELYSCVVKHETQANPLKTSISRSSCI, translated from the exons ATGACTGAATGGGTTCAAGTTCTTGCCGCACTGATGCTCTGTCTCCACA GTACAAACGCGGATCCTGTCCTGACTCAGCCAGGATCCATCTCATCCACACCGGGGAGCACCGTCAAGATCACCTGCACCATGTCCGGAGGCAGTATCGGCAGCTACTACACGAGCTGGTACTGGCAGAAACCCAGCAGTGCCCCTGTATTGGTTTGGAGCGAGTACAGCGGTAAAGCTTCGGGGATTCCAGATCGATTTACCGGATCTGTGGAGTCATCGAGTAGCAAGTTGCTTTTAACCATCACCAAAGTGCAGTCGGAGGACGCCGCGGATTATTACTGTGCTGCCAGGAGTAGCAGTGCAGCTGCATATATTTTCGGGAGAGGAACCAAGCTGAACCTGGACA ATCCACGGGTCCCCTCGGTTTCGGTCCTTCCGCCTTCATCAGATCAAATCGCAGCAAAGAACACGGCGACCCTGGTGTGTTTGGTGAGCGGGTTTAACCCGGGAGCTGTGGAGATTGAGTGGACTGTAGATGACAGTGTGAGAGGGAATGGTGTTGAGACCAGTCGGATCCAGCAGGAGACGGACAGCACGTtcagtgtgagcagttatctgactCTGCCAGCCTCAGAGTGGAACTCACACGAGCTTTACTCCTGTGTGGTTAAACACGAGACTCAGGCAAATCCGCTAAAAACAAGTATCTCGAGGTCCAGTTGTATCTGA